From one Lycium ferocissimum isolate CSIRO_LF1 chromosome 7, AGI_CSIRO_Lferr_CH_V1, whole genome shotgun sequence genomic stretch:
- the LOC132065498 gene encoding uncharacterized protein At5g41620-like isoform X2: MNNSRSPSLQNDIGNSTSKFFKNLQQQTAKAIGVEKGNISNKDLSVSARKLGATLWEINGVLPTSKKEENLKSSSSSKFDCVALQLSDPSHHSPVSERMERSKVGSHRRRTSIGSQKLVQADFSLQNGGLIEADQTQNRGSSINRHRLKDVKNGLSASKELLKVLHRVWGLEEHQSTCLSLFSAMKAELDRACIQMTKLIHEQRYNNHGEVDVLLKQFEEEKAAWKLKEQDKIHAALTSIAKELKVEKKLRKQTERLNKKLGKELADTKTSLSKATKELEGEKRAREILEQVCDELARGIGEDRAEVEELKRQSAKVREEVEKEREMLQFADVLREERVQMKLSEAKYQFEEKNAVVDKLRNELEAYLRSKKGQEQGGESPSYGRIKELERHLRETLPSTCYYQDKEEENEKVLDKDDDDDDEDDDDDDEDDSDLHSIELNMDDNTKSYQWCSALQNNPRRSSVSDKSKGRRSISDKFQRQNISIERETSDGIEWEFSAGGGKENVDTFEKGRSNFLENGSIFEFSSQVWKKDCEDEIERYKMIKDLRDHIVSASQKTPSQKGFSSPTKNWIQQNLPSSDADRVINEAFAVLQGAN, from the exons ATGAATAATTCAAGATCACCATCATTGCAAAATGATATTGGAAATAGTACTAGTAAGTTTTTCAAGAATCTGCAACAACAAACAGCAAAAGCAATTGGTGTTGAAAAAGGGAATATTAGTAATAAAGATTTGTCAGTTTCAGCAAGGAAACTTGGTGCTACTTTGTGGGAAATTAATGGAGTTCTTCCTACATCTAAAAAGGAAGAGAATTTgaagtcatcatcatcatcaaaatTTGATTGTGTTGCTTTGCAATTATCTGATCCTTCTCATCATAGCCCAGTTTCTGAG AGAATGGAGAGATCTAAAGTCGGCAGTCATAGAAGAAGAACTTCAATTGGTTCACAGAAACTTGTGCAGGCTGATTTCTCTCTCCAAAATGGTGGCTTGATTGAG GCTGATCAGACACAAAATCGTGGTTCGAGTATAAACAGACATCGGTTAAAGGATGTCAAGAATGGCCTCTCCGCGTCTAAGGAGCTGCTGAAAGTTTTGCATCGCGTGTGGGGTCTTGAAGAGCATCAATCGACGTGTCTATCTCTTTTCTCGGCTATGAAAGCTGAGCTTGATCGGGCGTGTATTCAGATGACTAAATTGATTCACGAGCAACGATATAATAACCACGGTGAAGTTGATGTCTTGTTGAAGCagtttgaagaagaaaaggcgGCTTGGAAGTTAAAAGAGCAAGACAAGATTCACGCGGCCCTTACATCTATAGCCAAGGAGCTCAAGGTAGAGAAGAAGTTGAGGAAGCAAACTGAGAGACTAAATAAAAAGCTCGGTAAGGAATTGGCTGATACGAAAACTTCTCTGTCAAAAGCAACGAAGGAGCTTGAAGGCGAGAAGAGGGCAAGAGAGATATTGGAGCAAGTGTGTGACGAATTAGCTAGAGGTATCGGGGAAGATAGAGCCGAGGTAGAGGAATTGAAGAGACAATCAGCTAAAGTTCGTGAAGAGGTGGAGAAGGAAAGAGAAATGCTTCAATTTGCTGATGTTTTACGCGAGGAAAGAGTTCAAATGAAATTATCAGAAGCCAAGTATCAATTCGAGGAGAAAAATGCTGTTGTCGATAAGCTGAGGAACGAGCTTGAGGCCTATTTGAGATCAAAAAAGGGACAAGAACAAGGTGGTGAATCTCCTAGTTATGGAAGAATCAAGGAACTCGAGAGGCATTTGAGAGAAACGCTTCCAAGCACGTGTTATTACCAAGATAAAgaggaggaaaatgagaaagtacttgataaagatgatgatgatgatgatgaagacgacgacgatgatgatgaagacGACAGCGATCTTCATTCAATAGAACTAAACATGGACGATAACACGAAAAGCTATCAATGGTGTAGTGCTCTTCAGAACAATCCAAGGAGATCATCGGTTTCTGACAAAAGCAAAGGGAGGAGGTCCATCTCGGATAAATTCCAAAGACAGAATATTTCCATAGAGAGGGAAACATCAGATGGCATAGAATGGGAATTCTCCGCGGGGGGAGGGAAAGAGAACGTGGACACGTTCGAGAAAGGGagatctaactttcttgaaAACGGATCAATTTTCGAGTTCTCTTCTCAAGTTTGGAAAAAAGATTGCGAAGATGAGATAGAGAGATACAAAATGATCAAGGATCTTCGAGACCATATCGTGTCTGCTTCGCAAAAAACGCCGTCTCAGAAAGGCTTTTCTAGTCCAACTAAGAATTGGATTCAACAGAATTTGCCTTCTAGTGATGCTGATAGAGTGATTAATGAAGCATTTGCTGTTTTGCAaggagcaaattga
- the LOC132065498 gene encoding uncharacterized protein At5g41620-like isoform X1 — translation MIRQNFNGQQQCINKVRKRGGSSSSSSSLVQSYRLKRAVLVGKRGTSNSTTPVPLWKMNNSRSPSLQNDIGNSTSKFFKNLQQQTAKAIGVEKGNISNKDLSVSARKLGATLWEINGVLPTSKKEENLKSSSSSKFDCVALQLSDPSHHSPVSERMERSKVGSHRRRTSIGSQKLVQADFSLQNGGLIEADQTQNRGSSINRHRLKDVKNGLSASKELLKVLHRVWGLEEHQSTCLSLFSAMKAELDRACIQMTKLIHEQRYNNHGEVDVLLKQFEEEKAAWKLKEQDKIHAALTSIAKELKVEKKLRKQTERLNKKLGKELADTKTSLSKATKELEGEKRAREILEQVCDELARGIGEDRAEVEELKRQSAKVREEVEKEREMLQFADVLREERVQMKLSEAKYQFEEKNAVVDKLRNELEAYLRSKKGQEQGGESPSYGRIKELERHLRETLPSTCYYQDKEEENEKVLDKDDDDDDEDDDDDDEDDSDLHSIELNMDDNTKSYQWCSALQNNPRRSSVSDKSKGRRSISDKFQRQNISIERETSDGIEWEFSAGGGKENVDTFEKGRSNFLENGSIFEFSSQVWKKDCEDEIERYKMIKDLRDHIVSASQKTPSQKGFSSPTKNWIQQNLPSSDADRVINEAFAVLQGAN, via the exons atgattaggcaaaatttcaatggacaaCAACAATGTATCAATAAGGTGAGAAAAAGGGGtggatcatcatcatcttcatcttcattagTACAAAGTTATAGATTAAAAAGGGCAGTTTTGGTTGGTAAAAGAGGAACAAGTAATAGTACAACACCAGTACCATTGTGGAAAATGAATAATTCAAGATCACCATCATTGCAAAATGATATTGGAAATAGTACTAGTAAGTTTTTCAAGAATCTGCAACAACAAACAGCAAAAGCAATTGGTGTTGAAAAAGGGAATATTAGTAATAAAGATTTGTCAGTTTCAGCAAGGAAACTTGGTGCTACTTTGTGGGAAATTAATGGAGTTCTTCCTACATCTAAAAAGGAAGAGAATTTgaagtcatcatcatcatcaaaatTTGATTGTGTTGCTTTGCAATTATCTGATCCTTCTCATCATAGCCCAGTTTCTGAG AGAATGGAGAGATCTAAAGTCGGCAGTCATAGAAGAAGAACTTCAATTGGTTCACAGAAACTTGTGCAGGCTGATTTCTCTCTCCAAAATGGTGGCTTGATTGAG GCTGATCAGACACAAAATCGTGGTTCGAGTATAAACAGACATCGGTTAAAGGATGTCAAGAATGGCCTCTCCGCGTCTAAGGAGCTGCTGAAAGTTTTGCATCGCGTGTGGGGTCTTGAAGAGCATCAATCGACGTGTCTATCTCTTTTCTCGGCTATGAAAGCTGAGCTTGATCGGGCGTGTATTCAGATGACTAAATTGATTCACGAGCAACGATATAATAACCACGGTGAAGTTGATGTCTTGTTGAAGCagtttgaagaagaaaaggcgGCTTGGAAGTTAAAAGAGCAAGACAAGATTCACGCGGCCCTTACATCTATAGCCAAGGAGCTCAAGGTAGAGAAGAAGTTGAGGAAGCAAACTGAGAGACTAAATAAAAAGCTCGGTAAGGAATTGGCTGATACGAAAACTTCTCTGTCAAAAGCAACGAAGGAGCTTGAAGGCGAGAAGAGGGCAAGAGAGATATTGGAGCAAGTGTGTGACGAATTAGCTAGAGGTATCGGGGAAGATAGAGCCGAGGTAGAGGAATTGAAGAGACAATCAGCTAAAGTTCGTGAAGAGGTGGAGAAGGAAAGAGAAATGCTTCAATTTGCTGATGTTTTACGCGAGGAAAGAGTTCAAATGAAATTATCAGAAGCCAAGTATCAATTCGAGGAGAAAAATGCTGTTGTCGATAAGCTGAGGAACGAGCTTGAGGCCTATTTGAGATCAAAAAAGGGACAAGAACAAGGTGGTGAATCTCCTAGTTATGGAAGAATCAAGGAACTCGAGAGGCATTTGAGAGAAACGCTTCCAAGCACGTGTTATTACCAAGATAAAgaggaggaaaatgagaaagtacttgataaagatgatgatgatgatgatgaagacgacgacgatgatgatgaagacGACAGCGATCTTCATTCAATAGAACTAAACATGGACGATAACACGAAAAGCTATCAATGGTGTAGTGCTCTTCAGAACAATCCAAGGAGATCATCGGTTTCTGACAAAAGCAAAGGGAGGAGGTCCATCTCGGATAAATTCCAAAGACAGAATATTTCCATAGAGAGGGAAACATCAGATGGCATAGAATGGGAATTCTCCGCGGGGGGAGGGAAAGAGAACGTGGACACGTTCGAGAAAGGGagatctaactttcttgaaAACGGATCAATTTTCGAGTTCTCTTCTCAAGTTTGGAAAAAAGATTGCGAAGATGAGATAGAGAGATACAAAATGATCAAGGATCTTCGAGACCATATCGTGTCTGCTTCGCAAAAAACGCCGTCTCAGAAAGGCTTTTCTAGTCCAACTAAGAATTGGATTCAACAGAATTTGCCTTCTAGTGATGCTGATAGAGTGATTAATGAAGCATTTGCTGTTTTGCAaggagcaaattga